Within Schumannella luteola, the genomic segment GTGATGATGCGGCCGATCGCGGCGTCCGCGTGCTCGGGGCGGCGCTTGGTGCGCGGGCGGTTCGACTTCGGGTTCGGGCGGGCCCGGTACGACGAGTCGTCCCAGGCGTCGAGCGCGTCGTCGTCGGGCGGTAGCCAGCTCATCCGGCCGAGCCCGTCGTCGAGACGCCCTGCGCCGCGGGGTTCAGAGCAGCCCCGCCGGGTTCGGCGCCGAGGCGGCGCGCAGCCCGAGCATCCGCTCCCACAGTTCCGGGAACTGCGGCAGCGTCTTCGCGGTCGCGCCGATGTCGTCGACGGTCACGCCCGGCACGGCCAGGCCGACGATCGCCCCGGCGGTCGCGATGCGATGGTCGTCGAAGGCACGCCAGGGGCCGGCGTGCAGCGGCTGCGCGCGGAACGCGAGCCCGTCGTCGATCTCGGTCACCTGCCCGCCGAGGTCGGCGAACAGGGCGGCGAGAGCCGCGAGGCGGTCGGTCTCGTGGCCGCGCAGGTGAGCGATTCCGGTGATCGACGAGGCGCCGTCGGCGAAGGCCGCGAGTGCGGCGATCGAGGGCGCGAGTTCGCCGCCCTCGCTGAGATCGAGGTCGACCGCGGGGATCTGTGCGCCGCCGAGCACGCCGACGCCGCCGTCGACCGTCAGGCTGCTGCCCTCGCGGCGCACGGTCGCCCCGTAGCGCGGCAGGATCTCGGCCAGGTGGTCGCCGACCTGCGTCGTCGAGGCCGGCCAGCAGTCGATCGTCACCGTGCCGCCGGCGACGAGCGCGGCGACGAGGAACGGGGCCGCGTTCGAGAGGTCGGGCTCGATGTCGACGTCGAGCGCGCGGATGGGCGCGTTCGGCACGATCCAGACGCCCGGCTCGGGCGAGATCACCTCGACGCCACGGGCGGCGAGCGTGGCGATCGTCATCTCGATGTGCGGCATGCTCGGCAGTCGCTCGCCCGTGTGGCGCAGCGTGAGGCCCTTCTCGAAGCGCGGGGCCGCGAGCAGCAGGCCCGAGACGAACTGGCTCGAGGCGGAGGCGTCGATCTCCAGCTCGCCGCCCTCGATGCGACCCGTGCCGTGCACCGTGAAGGGCAGGGCGCCGCGGCCCTCGTCGGCGACATCCACGCCGAGCGCGCGCAGCGAGTCGATCGTCGTGCGCATGGGGCGCTTGCGAGCGTGCGGGTCGCCGTCGAAGACGACCGGACCGAGCGCGAGCGCCGCGAGCGGCGGCACGAAGCGCATGACCGTGCCGGCGAGGCCGCAGTCGATCGAGCTGGATCCGCTCAGCTCCTCGGGGGGCGTGATGCGCAGATCCGGCCCGAAGTCGCCGTCGCCCGGCACCTCGTCGATCTGCACGCCCAGCTCGCGGAGGGCCTCGATCATCAGCGCCGAGTCGCGCGAGTGCAGGGGGCGTCTCAGCAGCGAGGGGCCGTCGGCGAGAGCGGCGAGCACGAGCTCGCGGTTCGTGAGGCTCTTCGACCCCGGCAGCGTGAGCCGGGCATCCAGCGGACCGGTCGCCGTCGGCGCCGCCCAGGGGCCGGGCTCCGGCTGCTCGGGGGCGCGGTCGCCATAGGGATCGAAGTCGGGCGCGGAATAGGTGGAGAGCTGCATCGGTTCACCAGGATATCGCCCGTCATCCCGGGCGAGGAGGAGCGCCCGTGGCTGTACTCGAAGCCCCCCGCCCGACCCGAGTGCTCGGGCGCGCGGAAGTAGACTCGTCGCCGATGAACAGGGACGACTCAGAACTCGTCGACGACGAGCTCGACAACGACCTCTCCGACGACGCCGCGGACCGCACGGACGACGCCGATCGCGGCGCCGCGCCGATGCCGACCGGTGACGCCCCGGCGCGCGAGGTCGATCACGACGATGACCTCGCCGACGTCGACGAGGACCTCAACGGGCGCGTTCGCAGCGCGCTCCCGCCCGAGGAGCTGCGCCGCCTCTTCGAGGAGCAGGCGCTGCCCTTCATGGATCAGCTGTACGCCGCCGCGCTGCGCATGACCCGCAACACCGCCGACGCCGGCGACCTGGTGCAGGAGACCTTCGTCAAGGCGTTCAGCGCCTTCGCCCAGTTCCGCCAGGGCACGAACCTCAAGGCGTGGCTGTACCGCATCCTCACCAACACCTTCATCAACAGCTACCGCAAGAGCCAGCGGCAGCCGTACCAGAACGCGATCGACGAGCTCGAGGACTGGCAGCTCGGCTCGGCCGAATCGCTCACGCAG encodes:
- the aroA gene encoding 3-phosphoshikimate 1-carboxyvinyltransferase, with amino-acid sequence MQLSTYSAPDFDPYGDRAPEQPEPGPWAAPTATGPLDARLTLPGSKSLTNRELVLAALADGPSLLRRPLHSRDSALMIEALRELGVQIDEVPGDGDFGPDLRITPPEELSGSSSIDCGLAGTVMRFVPPLAALALGPVVFDGDPHARKRPMRTTIDSLRALGVDVADEGRGALPFTVHGTGRIEGGELEIDASASSQFVSGLLLAAPRFEKGLTLRHTGERLPSMPHIEMTIATLAARGVEVISPEPGVWIVPNAPIRALDVDIEPDLSNAAPFLVAALVAGGTVTIDCWPASTTQVGDHLAEILPRYGATVRREGSSLTVDGGVGVLGGAQIPAVDLDLSEGGELAPSIAALAAFADGASSITGIAHLRGHETDRLAALAALFADLGGQVTEIDDGLAFRAQPLHAGPWRAFDDHRIATAGAIVGLAVPGVTVDDIGATAKTLPQFPELWERMLGLRAASAPNPAGLL
- a CDS encoding sigma-70 family RNA polymerase sigma factor yields the protein MPTGDAPAREVDHDDDLADVDEDLNGRVRSALPPEELRRLFEEQALPFMDQLYAAALRMTRNTADAGDLVQETFVKAFSAFAQFRQGTNLKAWLYRILTNTFINSYRKSQRQPYQNAIDELEDWQLGSAESLTQGRTTRSAEAEAIDHLPDSDVKEALQSIPEDFRMAVYLADVEGFAYQEIADIMKTPVGTVMSRLHRGRRLLRERLADYARDRGFVVADTPRRGR